Genomic segment of Amphibacillus xylanus NBRC 15112:
GCAATAACTTCAGGTAATTCCAATAATTTATTATCTACTGCGGGTTCCACTTCAAATACATCAAGTGCTGCTCCTGCAACTTTCCCTGCTACAATTGCATCATAAAGGTCATCCTCATTGATAATCCCGCCTCGAGCAACATTTATTAGCTGTACGCCTGGTTTCATCTTATCGAACATTTTCTGATTGATTAAATTTTTCGTTTCTTTTAATAATGGTGTATGGATTGTAATAAAATCAGCGGCTTGAACAACTTCTTCAACTGTTCCTTTAGTCACGCCAATGTGCTCCGCTTTTTCATCAGTTAAAAATGGGTCATAGGCAATGACATTCATACGCTGTCCTTTTGCTCTAAGGGCAACCTCGCGGCCAATTCGACCCAAACCAATGACACCTAACGTCTTTCCTTTTAACTCAACACCGACATAAGTTTTTCGATCCCACTTTTTATTCTTGAGTGCATAATACGCTTGTGGAATCTTTCTAGCTAATGCAGTTAACATGGCAATTGTATGTTCCGCTGCTGAATTCGTATTTCCATCCGGAGCATTTACTACAATGACACCATGTTCTGTAGCTGCTTTTAGATCAATGTTATCTACACCAACACCTGCACGACCAATTATTTTTAGTTTTTTACCCGCTGCAATAACTTCTTCCGTTACTTTTGTTTGGCTTCGAACGAGCAATGCATCATAATCAACGATTGTCTTAACAAGTTCTTCTGGTGTTAGATCAGTTATAATATCTACTTCTAGGTTATCTGCTTCTCTTAAAGGATAAATACCATCTTCGCTTAATGGATCACTAATTAATACTCGATACGTCATTTGATCATTCCCCTTATCTAAATTTTATTAACTTTGTTAATAACAGCTTAGTAGTTAGGATGCACCCCTTTCCTTTAAAATAAAAAACTTTTCACCCATTACGTACACTCGTAAGGGGCGAAAAGTTGTTATTCTATTTCCGCGGTGCCACCCTAATTTTATTGATTGATCTTCAATCAATTCTTAATTGGATTCCTGGGTAACGTCCATTAACGATTAAGCTTACTAATATCGTTCAGCTTAACAACTCAGAAGTGGAATTTACTAAATAACTTACTGGTTCGCACCACCCACCAGCTCTCTAAAAAAGTTTAATTCAATAAATATGTCTTCATCCTCGTTTTTATATTATCTAATTATTTTGAATTTTTATTATATACTAGCACGTTTATTAAAAATGTCAATTAAAATTATCAAATTTTTATAAAAAAAGAGTGGGACAAAATAATTTGCCCACCCCTAATCAACACTTACTTAATTAAGACTGTTTCTTAATATACGTTTTTTATGCCCATAAATTCTAGGTGCTAAATACTTATCAATTGTTGGTGCTAAAGCATTCATAATTAATATAGCAAAACCTACACCACCAGGAAAATTAAATACGATTCTTATCACTGCCGTTAACATTCCACAGCCAATTGCAAATACTGTTTTCCCATCTGGAGTTAATGGACCCGAGCTATAATCAGTCGCCATATACGTGGCACCAAACAAGAGTGTTCCACTTAATACGTGTGACATCATATACGTAAAACTAAAGTCACCGTAGATTGACATGATAATGGCAACAGTTAAAACATATAACACTGGAATTTTAAGATTAATTATCCCTCGAATGACTAGATATGCTAATCCAATTAATATAGCTAATTTTGATGTTTCACCAATATTTCCACCTAAACCAATACCTAAAAATAAATCCCATAAATCAGGTATTTCCTCTGGTACAGTCTTTGAAAAGTAACCAATAGATTCTAAAGGAGTCGCAGTAGCTACAACATCTGGTTCTGGCGTAACCCAATTTGTTATCCATGGTGAGAAAAATAGTTTTAACATAACTCGAGCAGCAACAGCGGGATTAAATACGTTTCTTCCAATTCCACCCGGAATTTGTTTAACGATTAGTATAGCAAATCCACTTCCTAGAATAATGGACCATAGTGGTGCCGTAACTGGTAAGCTAAGTGCTATTAACATTCCTGTCACTACAGCACTATAATCGGAGATCGTAACTTTTTTCCTACTTATTTTTTGATATAAATATTCGAACAACACACTTGAAAAGATTCCGACAAAAAGCATTATTAAAACCTTTAAACCGAAGAAGTATGTGCCAGCTATCGCAGGGAAAATTAATGCAATAATCACCTGTTGCATAATCCAAGCTGATGTTCGTTTTGAAAATAAATGAGGTGATGGAGACATTACTAAACCATTTGTATCAAATTCATATTTCTCCACCATTATTTTGCCTCCTGACGTGAGCGAATTTCCTTTTTAGCTGCTCTTATATTATCTAGTAGTGGAATTTTAGCAGGACAAATATATGAACAATTGCCGCAATCAATACAGTCTAACGCTCCTAGTCTCTCGGCTTTATCTAAATCGCCATTTTCATATGCTTGACTAATTAATATTGGTTGCAAACTAACAGGACACACGTTTAGACATTCAGAACATTTTATACACGAAGTTCGATCAGAACGTAACGCTTCTCCCTTTTCTAAAAAAGTAATAACGGATGTTCCTTTTGTAATTGGGATTCTACCAGAATTTATTGTTGTACCCATCATTGGTCCACCGTGTATCATCTTGCCTGGATTAGTACAAAAACCATGACAATCATCAATTAAATAGCTAATTGGGGTGCCAATTCTAACTCGTAAATTTTTTGGTTCTTTGATAGGCTCACCAGAAACAGTGGTAATTCTTTCAATTGAAGGACGTCTTAAATGAATGGCTTCGTAAACGGCTAAGGCGGTTGCTACATTAACTACAACCGTATGTACATCTGCAGGTAATCCACCAGAGGGAACTTCACGATTTGTCAATTTCTTAATTAGATTTTTTTCTGATCCTTGAGGATAAATCGTTTCTAATTCGACGATGTCAATATGATCTTCTTGATCGATAATTTTTTTCATTTCTTCAGCACTATCATGTGTATCACTTTCTAATGCAACATAAACTTGATTAACATCTAAAATCCTGGCTAATATTCGTACACCTTCAATTAATTCAACTGCATGTTCAACCATTAATCGATGATCAGCGGTTGAATATGGTTCACATTCTGCACCATTAATAATCAAAGTATCAATTCGTGTACCACTTGGTGGTGATAATTTTACTGATGTAGGAAAAGTTGCACCACCCATACCGACAATCCCAGCTTTATCTATGACTTCTTTCATTTGCGTAACTGTTAATTTATCATTTTCACTATAGAATGGTTCTTCCCACTCTTCTTTATAGTTATTTTTGATTGTTATACATGGGGCAATTCCCTTTACAGTTGGTTGATCAGATATATCAAATACCTCACCTGAAACTGAAGCATAAATATTAGCAGATATATTACCTTTTTTCTCTGCTATGAGGGTTCCTATTTTTACTTTATCTCCTACTTCAACTATTGGATTTGCAGGAGCACCTATATGCATATTTAACGGAAATACAAGATATTCAGGTACTGTTGCTGCTTCAATTGGACGTTCATCAGTGCGCTCTTTTCTCACTTCATTATAGACACCTTCTCTTTTTCGCATTAATTTAATTTTCATCAATTTTCCCTCCTTAAAGTTTAGTACATGTAATAAATACATTAGTTAAAAAAGTACCTTATTTTTAAGCAGTTTAAACCTCTTTTTTAGTAATATTCGAATTTTTTCACAACAAAAAAACCTATCTCTAATGTGTTCGATAATTTATCAAACACAAAATAGATAGGTTTTAAAATGTTATCTTATTCAGCTACAAATGGTAATAACGCCATTTGACGAGCACGTTTAATTGCTCTAGTTAATTTACGTTGATATTTAGCTGAAGTTCCTGTTACACGACGTGGTAAAATTTTACCGCGTTCTGAAATGAACTTTCTTAATAAATCAACATCTTTATAATCAATATGTGTAATGCCATTTGCTGTGAAATAGCATACTTTACGACGTCTTGAGCGTCCTCCTCGACGAGGTGCCATATTCAACACTCCTTTACTCACTAAAATGGTAGATCATCATCTGATATATCAATTGGTTCTAAGTTTTCACTTACATTGCTTTGCTGATTGAATTGATTCTGACTTGGCATTTGCTGTTGGTTCTGGTGTTGCTCAAATGGATTACTTCCAGACCCTTGTTCACCACTGCCCGCAGAAGTTCCTCTGTTACTATTTCTACTTTCTAAAAATTGAACAGTATCAGCTACAACTTCTGTAACGTAAACCCTCTTGCCATCTTGTCCATCATAAGATCTTGTTTGGATTCGACCATCTACACCGATGAGGCTTCCCTTACCCATGTAGTTTGCCAAGTTTTCTGCTGGTTTTCTCCAAATGACACAGTTAATAAAATCTGCTTCTCGATCTCCTTGTTGGTTTGTAAATGGTCTGTTTACGGCTACAGTAAAATTAGCTACTGCAGTTCCATTTGCAGTATAGCGCAAGTCCGGATCCTTCGTTAATCTGCCAACTAATACGACACGATTTAACATGAGAACCCCTCCCTATTATTAGTCTTCTTCACGTACGATTAAGTGACGAAGAATATCATCAGAGAATTTAGCCAAACGATCGAATTCGTTAATTGCTCTCTCATCAGACTTAAAGTTGATTACAACGTAGTATCCATCAGTGAAATCATTGATTTCATATGCAAAACGTTTTTTGCCTTTTTCATCAACTTTTTCGATTTCCGCACCATTATCAGTAAGAATTGAGTTAAAACGTTCAATAACGCCTGTTTTTGCCTCATCTTCAATATTTGGTCGGATGATGTACATAATCTCATATTTTGTCATCCGTCTACACCTCCTTTTGGTCTTAGCGGTCCTTTGAAATTTCAAAGAACAAGGAGTAACTAGTTTCATTACTCACAATCAAAAATTATATCAAAACATTGCTATATTAGCAAGTGTTAAGATGTGAATTTTTACGATTAAACATTAAAGCGGAAATGAATCACGTCACCATCTTGCACAATATATTCTTTTCCTTCTAAACGAACTTTACCACGTTCTCTAGCAACAGCCATTGAACCTGCATCTAATAAGTCATCATAAGATACTGTTTCAGCTCGGATAAATCCTCTTTCAAAATCTGTGTGAATAATTCCAGCTGCTTGAGGAGCTTTCGTCCCTTTTCTAAAGGTCCATGCCCTAACTTCTTGCTCACCAGCTGTAAAATATGTTGCTAAACCTAATAGATGATACGTTGCTCTAATTAATTGATCTAAACCAGATTCAGGAATACCTAATTCTTCAAGGAACATTTGTTTTTCTTCCCCGTCGAGTTCAGCTATTTCTGATTCAACCTTAGCACTAATGACAACTACTTCTGCTTGCTCTTGTTCAGCATACTCACGAACTTTTTGCACATATGGATTTTGATCTGCATCTTGAATACCATCTTCAGATACATTCGCTACATAAAGAACTGGTTTTTGAGTTAATAAATGCAAACCTTTTACATACTTAATTTGCTCATCTGTAAATTCAATAGAACGAGCTGGTCGCTCTACTTCAAAAGCATCTCTAAGTTTAGATAAGATTTCAAATTCAAAAATTGCATCCTTATCTTTTTGTCTCGCTAATTTTTCTACGCGGTCAATTCTTTTTGAGATAGTTTCTAGATCTGCTAGAATTAACTCCAAATTAATTGTTTCAATATCTGCAATTGGGTCAACTTTACCTGATACATGCGTAATATTTTCATCTTGAAAACAACGAACAACATGACAAATTGCATCTACCTGACGAATATGTGATAAAAATTGATTCCCTAATCCTTCACCTTTACTTGCACCTTTTACAATCCCTGCAATATCTGTAAATTCAAATGCAGTTGGGACTGTTTTTTTCGGCTTAACTAGTTCTGTTAATTTACTCAAACGATGGTCTGGTACCTCTACAATCCCAACGTTTGGATCAATTGTACAAAACGGGTAGTTAGCTGCCTCTGCTCCCGCCTGTGTTATCGCATTAAATAATGTCGATTTTCCGACGTTTGGAAGGCCTACTATTCCTGCTGTCAATGCCATACTAATTTCCACTCCTTAATATTATACCCGTTACAATAACGTTACTTCTGTTCTATTATAGTTTTCATCTTAATAAAACTCAAGTTTGTTATAACAGCTATTCTCAATAGTTTTTATCGTTATTTTTGCATTAATTCAGGTTATTTTTATAAAACCATTGCAAAATTAGATTAATTTAACAATGTTTCACGTGAAACATTTATATTTTAACCTTCGACATCTGAACTAATAACCTTTTTTATCCCTTTTTCGAACTTTTTACGTGGAATTAATACACTGTGGTTACAACCTTGACATTTTATTCGAATATCCATACCCATTCTAATAATTTGCCACTTATTCTCACCACATGGATGCGGTTTTTTCATTTCAACATAATCATGCAATTGAAATTCTTTATTCATTCCGAATCATCCCCTTAAACTATTCTTTCATTATCATATCATTTTTTATTTATTGCGTCTTTAATTGGATATAAAATTAATTTAAGTAATATAAAACTATTAATGACGCCGTATATTGGATAGATCAGTTCAATTAATGTTTGAAAACCCGAGAAAGCAAATGGTGTTAAAACAGTAAATAAAATCATTACAATTTTCAGTTGGCTTACGTTATATTTATTTTGTATTCTCGTAACTAAACCTAGCAATAAGCCTACCACTGTTCCAAATATTGCAAGCCAAATGATGATTGACACGACCAATAGCACGTAATTAGGAAATCTAATCAAGATTCCGTATATCGGCATTTGAAATTGGTCTATTTCTAATTGAATCAGTGTTAAACCATAATTATATATTAACGTTACGGTTCCTAATATAACCGAAGATATTAAGCTCGTATAAAATACAGTTGATTTATTACTAATTTTATGACCGATTGCCCCAATTACAGATATAATCGGCAATAAATTCACCGATGTAAAAGCAATTGTTTTAATATAATTCACTGGTTGTTGAGCATACTCGAGGTGTTGTTCTTTAGCTAGAAAACTAATTAATACCGCTAACAATAAACCAATTAAGATTGGCACTAATATAGAGTTTAATTCAATGACTTGGTCAATCGAAAAACTAAATGCCCAAAAAACCATAATGGCCATTATTACAATCCCTACCCAAACGGGAATGTGATATACCTCCAAAACCGCTCCACTACCAGCAATCATAATTATTGTCGTTAATAGTAAATATACAAACATGAGTAAATCGTATATCCAACTCGTACTTTTATGAAATAATTGATCAAATATTTGTTGATAGTGATGCGTTTGATATTGGTAAGCAATTTTTAATGTACAATAACACGCAACTGCAAAAATTAACGTAAATAATATGATAGCTCGTCCACTATTAGGGCCAAAGAATAACCATATTTCCCTTCCTGATGCATAACCTGCACCAATTACAGTTCCTAAGATTAAAAATATTAATTGTATGATTTTTTTCATTAACTATCCTCCATTTTTACGTATAGAATAAAATCTTCAATCGTATACTAATAAAAATATGTTGGAGGATAACAAACTATGAAATTATCTCGTCATTCTCATAAACAATCAACAAAGGTAAGTGTATCTTATAAAGATTCATTTGTTGAACAATATATCGGTCAATTTATTTATCAGTGGTTACCCATTGATTCATCAGAATTTGTTATTGCTTGTATTGGTTCAGACCGTTCAACCGGTGATGCGCTGGGTCCGCTCGTTGGTTCTTTACTAAATAAGCGAAAGCATTCAGTCTATCATGTTTATGGAACATTAGAAAAACCAATTCATGCATTAAATATTAAGGAAAGATTAGATTATATTAAACAAAAACACCAAAATGCATTTATTGTCGCAGTAGATGCTTGCTTAGGGAGAAGCCAATCTGTTGGTAATATAAATGCTAGTATTGGTCCATTAAGGCCTGGTCTCGCCTTAAAGAAGGATTTACCCGAAGTTGGTCATTTAAATATCACAGGAATAGTCAATATCAGTTCACCAATAGACTTCATAACATTACAAAACACACGTTTAAACCTTGTATTTAAACAAGCTGAAATTATCTCACGCGCGCTTTCTTATGCTGAATATCTATTTTTTAACGATGATAAAATTTCTAATCAATCTTAGTCTGTTATTAAATGTTTCACGTGAAACATTTAATTAAAAATGGACTATGCTTTATACTTGACCGTAAAATAAATTACAAGTAAGCGCAACATAGTCCACTAATTAATTAAATATTAATCTAATAATTCTACTATTCGATTTAAATCATCTTGATTAAAAAATTCAATTTCAATCTTACCTTTGTTTTTCCCTTGAACAATTTTCACACCTGTACCTAATCGTTCTCTTAGTTTGTCTTCAAATTGCACAATAAAAACATCTTTTTTCGTTCTTGATTTAGAGGGTCTGCTTTTCGTTTCATTTAATTGATGAACGAGTTGCTCAACCTGTCTAACATTCAATTTTTCCTTTGTAATTTTAGCAATTACATCTTTGATTTTTGCTTTATTTTTCAAACTTAACAACGCTCGACCATGACCCATTGATAATTCGCCACTATTTAACATTGCAATTGCCTGTGTAGGTAGTTGTAGTAATCTTACGTGGTTTGCAATATGTGGACGGCTTTTTCCAAGTTTTTTAGATAATTCTTCTTGAGTAAGCTGATATGACTTCATTAAATTAACATAAGCCTGTGCTTCTTCTACTGGAGTGAGATTTTCTCGTTGTAAGTTCTCAAGTAAAGCAAGTTCCATCATTTTTTGGTCATTTAACTCTTTAACAATGACAGGAATTTTTTCTAAATTTGCTTCTTTTGCTGCACGATAACGTCTTTCACCAGCAATAATCTCATAACCTTTTATTACTTTCCGTACGAGTAATGGTTGAATTATACCATATTCAATAATTGAATTTTTTAATTCTTCAATCGCTTCTACTTGAAATGATTTTCTCGGTTGATATGGATTTGGTCGTAATTCTGTAATATCAAGTTCGATAATTTGATTAGCGTCATCTTCTTGCGTATCTAACTCAGGAAAAAATGCATTAATTCCCTTACCTAACCCTCTCGCCACTTCCCATCACTTCCTTTGCTAATTCAAGATATACTTCTGCACCTTTAGATTTAGGATCATACGTAATAATTGGTTGACCATGACTAGGAGCTTCACCTAATCGGACGTTTCGAGGAATAATTGAGTTATAAACTTTATCCTGAAAATACTTTTTCACTTCTTCAATCACTTGTATGCCTAAATTTGTTCGGGCATCAAGCATTGTGAGTAATACACCTTCAATTTTCAAATCTTTGTTCAAGTGTTTTTGTACAAGACGGACAGTATTTAATAACTGACTAAGTCCTTCTAACGCATAATATTCACATTGTACTGGTATAATCACGCTATCGGCTGCTGTTAATGAATTCAATGTCAATAAGCCTAATGATGGAGGGCAATCAATAATGATATAGTCATATTTATCAATAGAAGATTCTAGTGCTTTTTTCAATCTAATTTCTCGTGAAATTGTTGGTACTAGTTCTATTTCAGCACCTGCTAATTGAATCGTTGCGGGTATAACATCTAAATTTGGAATATTTGTTGATACACATACGTCCGCTGCTGTTAAATCTTCTATAAGTACATTATAAATACACCGATCAATATCGGCCTTATTAATTCCTAAACCACTAGTGGCGTTCCCCTGTGGATCAATATCTACTAATAACGTTTTATTACCTAGGTGTGCTAGTCCAGCACTTAAATTCACTGCTGAAGTTGTCTTACCTACACCACCCTTTTGGTTGGCTACGGCAATTACTTTTCCCATTATGTCACCTACCTATTTTAAAAACTCTTATTTACATTCTAACATTTTTTCTAACAATATACATCGTTATAAAGTTGTTAATCTCAAATCTATTTAAGTAACTAATAGTTTTTACTAATTTATCAATAAAAAAACGACTGACTCCTGAACATTATACAGTCATCACTCGTTTGAAAAATAACTTATATTATAATAGCTCTACTTTCTGTTCTTAGGAATTTTTATAGTAATTTGATAGTAGTCCTCAAGATCTTCTTCTTCAGTTTCTAACTTAACACCTGCATCTGAAACCATATTTAGTGATTGACGAATTGTATTCATTGCAATTCTCATATCTTTATTAAAACCTTTTAACCTTGGTTTTTTCTTTACTGGTTCTTTTGATAAGATTTTTTTAACACGATCTTCGGTTTGCTTGACGTTTAAGTGTTTATTAATTATTTCATTTAATATTTCAATTTGCTTATCATGTTCTTTTAACGCGATTAATGCACGTGCATGTCGTTCGGTTATTGATTTATTTAAAATAGCATCTTGAATAGCATCCGGTAATTTTAGTAATCTTAGCTTATTAGCAATAGTAGATTGACTTTTACCTAATCTTTGAGCTAATGCTTC
This window contains:
- a CDS encoding DUF951 domain-containing protein, which translates into the protein MNKEFQLHDYVEMKKPHPCGENKWQIIRMGMDIRIKCQGCNHSVLIPRKKFEKGIKKVISSDVEG
- the yyaC gene encoding spore protease YyaC encodes the protein MKLSRHSHKQSTKVSVSYKDSFVEQYIGQFIYQWLPIDSSEFVIACIGSDRSTGDALGPLVGSLLNKRKHSVYHVYGTLEKPIHALNIKERLDYIKQKHQNAFIVAVDACLGRSQSVGNINASIGPLRPGLALKKDLPEVGHLNITGIVNISSPIDFITLQNTRLNLVFKQAEIISRALSYAEYLFFNDDKISNQS
- the rpsF gene encoding 30S ribosomal protein S6; translated protein: MTKYEIMYIIRPNIEDEAKTGVIERFNSILTDNGAEIEKVDEKGKKRFAYEINDFTDGYYVVINFKSDERAINEFDRLAKFSDDILRHLIVREED
- the rpsR gene encoding 30S ribosomal protein S18, with protein sequence MAPRRGGRSRRRKVCYFTANGITHIDYKDVDLLRKFISERGKILPRRVTGTSAKYQRKLTRAIKRARQMALLPFVAE
- a CDS encoding ParA family protein, with protein sequence MGKVIAVANQKGGVGKTTSAVNLSAGLAHLGNKTLLVDIDPQGNATSGLGINKADIDRCIYNVLIEDLTAADVCVSTNIPNLDVIPATIQLAGAEIELVPTISREIRLKKALESSIDKYDYIIIDCPPSLGLLTLNSLTAADSVIIPVQCEYYALEGLSQLLNTVRLVQKHLNKDLKIEGVLLTMLDARTNLGIQVIEEVKKYFQDKVYNSIIPRNVRLGEAPSHGQPIITYDPKSKGAEVYLELAKEVMGSGERVR
- a CDS encoding RnfABCDGE type electron transport complex subunit D, translating into MVEKYEFDTNGLVMSPSPHLFSKRTSAWIMQQVIIALIFPAIAGTYFFGLKVLIMLFVGIFSSVLFEYLYQKISRKKVTISDYSAVVTGMLIALSLPVTAPLWSIILGSGFAILIVKQIPGGIGRNVFNPAVAARVMLKLFFSPWITNWVTPEPDVVATATPLESIGYFSKTVPEEIPDLWDLFLGIGLGGNIGETSKLAILIGLAYLVIRGIINLKIPVLYVLTVAIIMSIYGDFSFTYMMSHVLSGTLLFGATYMATDYSSGPLTPDGKTVFAIGCGMLTAVIRIVFNFPGGVGFAILIMNALAPTIDKYLAPRIYGHKKRILRNSLN
- a CDS encoding ParB/RepB/Spo0J family partition protein → MARGLGKGINAFFPELDTQEDDANQIIELDITELRPNPYQPRKSFQVEAIEELKNSIIEYGIIQPLLVRKVIKGYEIIAGERRYRAAKEANLEKIPVIVKELNDQKMMELALLENLQRENLTPVEEAQAYVNLMKSYQLTQEELSKKLGKSRPHIANHVRLLQLPTQAIAMLNSGELSMGHGRALLSLKNKAKIKDVIAKITKEKLNVRQVEQLVHQLNETKSRPSKSRTKKDVFIVQFEDKLRERLGTGVKIVQGKNKGKIEIEFFNQDDLNRIVELLD
- the rsxC gene encoding electron transport complex subunit RsxC, encoding MKIKLMRKREGVYNEVRKERTDERPIEAATVPEYLVFPLNMHIGAPANPIVEVGDKVKIGTLIAEKKGNISANIYASVSGEVFDISDQPTVKGIAPCITIKNNYKEEWEEPFYSENDKLTVTQMKEVIDKAGIVGMGGATFPTSVKLSPPSGTRIDTLIINGAECEPYSTADHRLMVEHAVELIEGVRILARILDVNQVYVALESDTHDSAEEMKKIIDQEDHIDIVELETIYPQGSEKNLIKKLTNREVPSGGLPADVHTVVVNVATALAVYEAIHLRRPSIERITTVSGEPIKEPKNLRVRIGTPISYLIDDCHGFCTNPGKMIHGGPMMGTTINSGRIPITKGTSVITFLEKGEALRSDRTSCIKCSECLNVCPVSLQPILISQAYENGDLDKAERLGALDCIDCGNCSYICPAKIPLLDNIRAAKKEIRSRQEAK
- a CDS encoding YkvI family membrane protein; amino-acid sequence: MKKIIQLIFLILGTVIGAGYASGREIWLFFGPNSGRAIILFTLIFAVACYCTLKIAYQYQTHHYQQIFDQLFHKSTSWIYDLLMFVYLLLTTIIMIAGSGAVLEVYHIPVWVGIVIMAIMVFWAFSFSIDQVIELNSILVPILIGLLLAVLISFLAKEQHLEYAQQPVNYIKTIAFTSVNLLPIISVIGAIGHKISNKSTVFYTSLISSVILGTVTLIYNYGLTLIQLEIDQFQMPIYGILIRFPNYVLLVVSIIIWLAIFGTVVGLLLGLVTRIQNKYNVSQLKIVMILFTVLTPFAFSGFQTLIELIYPIYGVINSFILLKLILYPIKDAINKK
- the ssb gene encoding single-stranded DNA-binding protein; this encodes MLNRVVLVGRLTKDPDLRYTANGTAVANFTVAVNRPFTNQQGDREADFINCVIWRKPAENLANYMGKGSLIGVDGRIQTRSYDGQDGKRVYVTEVVADTVQFLESRNSNRGTSAGSGEQGSGSNPFEQHQNQQQMPSQNQFNQQSNVSENLEPIDISDDDLPF
- the ychF gene encoding redox-regulated ATPase YchF encodes the protein MALTAGIVGLPNVGKSTLFNAITQAGAEAANYPFCTIDPNVGIVEVPDHRLSKLTELVKPKKTVPTAFEFTDIAGIVKGASKGEGLGNQFLSHIRQVDAICHVVRCFQDENITHVSGKVDPIADIETINLELILADLETISKRIDRVEKLARQKDKDAIFEFEILSKLRDAFEVERPARSIEFTDEQIKYVKGLHLLTQKPVLYVANVSEDGIQDADQNPYVQKVREYAEQEQAEVVVISAKVESEIAELDGEEKQMFLEELGIPESGLDQLIRATYHLLGLATYFTAGEQEVRAWTFRKGTKAPQAAGIIHTDFERGFIRAETVSYDDLLDAGSMAVARERGKVRLEGKEYIVQDGDVIHFRFNV
- the serA gene encoding phosphoglycerate dehydrogenase, with amino-acid sequence MTYRVLISDPLSEDGIYPLREADNLEVDIITDLTPEELVKTIVDYDALLVRSQTKVTEEVIAAGKKLKIIGRAGVGVDNIDLKAATEHGVIVVNAPDGNTNSAAEHTIAMLTALARKIPQAYYALKNKKWDRKTYVGVELKGKTLGVIGLGRIGREVALRAKGQRMNVIAYDPFLTDEKAEHIGVTKGTVEEVVQAADFITIHTPLLKETKNLINQKMFDKMKPGVQLINVARGGIINEDDLYDAIVAGKVAGAALDVFEVEPAVDNKLLELPEVIATPHLGASTVEAQESVAIDVSHDVVRLFNGQPVKNPVNMPAVPKDIMKKIEPYFYLAEKLGRFLTNLTDEVIKEIKISYSGELHNVEVAPITRNTVKGLLKPHYGERINDVNAAYLAEQQGIVINEHKTSHPKDFTNLIKVEIKTDTETKAIAGTLLKGFGPRIVQVEEYRVDLVPEGHLIYIHHKDQPGAIGRVGTELAKKGINIATMQVGRKDIGGAAIMLLSVDEEVTDEELQVLLDLKDIYKVSAVEL